A single region of the Pontimicrobium sp. SW4 genome encodes:
- a CDS encoding carboxypeptidase-like regulatory domain-containing protein, translating into MKTNLIVLLLICLTSTVVFSQNDNRIEVKGTIYVDRNDKEGVTVFNSSSGKGTVTDKEGKFTIEVALNDRIEFSALQFKDFAVVITQQMIDANQISVFLIEQINKLDQVLILPYNLTGDLAFDTSNIELMNPNLDALYFGLGNLDKFEFTADHLSEIENIAMNENKLVNGIDVVNVFGKLLIPIFKSKKTKEEVPNYKKRRILEIYSKEHLADMLSLKDKDIIEFVYYVEENSFDYSLLNSNKELEFITFMKEQEKQFLKVKYGKN; encoded by the coding sequence ATGAAAACTAACCTAATTGTCTTACTGCTAATATGCTTAACAAGCACAGTTGTTTTTTCTCAAAATGACAATCGTATTGAGGTAAAAGGCACTATTTATGTTGATAGAAATGATAAAGAAGGCGTAACAGTGTTTAATAGTTCTTCAGGAAAAGGAACGGTTACGGATAAGGAAGGAAAGTTTACTATTGAAGTAGCTTTAAATGATCGTATTGAGTTTTCAGCATTACAATTTAAAGATTTTGCGGTTGTAATAACTCAACAAATGATTGATGCAAATCAGATTAGTGTGTTTTTGATTGAACAGATTAATAAACTTGATCAAGTCCTTATTTTGCCATATAATTTAACAGGTGATTTAGCTTTTGATACTAGTAATATTGAATTAATGAATCCTAACTTAGATGCATTGTATTTTGGTTTGGGGAATCTTGATAAATTTGAATTTACAGCCGACCACCTTAGTGAAATTGAAAATATAGCCATGAACGAAAACAAACTTGTTAATGGAATTGATGTTGTAAATGTTTTTGGTAAGCTATTAATACCAATTTTTAAATCAAAAAAAACTAAAGAAGAAGTTCCTAATTATAAAAAGAGAAGAATTCTAGAGATTTATTCTAAGGAACATCTTGCTGATATGCTTAGTCTTAAGGATAAAGATATAATAGAATTTGTCTACTATGTTGAAGAGAATAGTTTTGACTACTCTTTACTTAATTCAAATAAAGAACTTGAGTTTATAACCTTTATGAAAGAACAAGAGAAACAGTTTTTAAAAGTTAAATATGGTAAAAACTAA
- a CDS encoding O-methyltransferase, whose translation MNFLPDKIDDYVVAHSQDEPELLQELSRETYQKILQPRMLSGHYQGRVLSMISKLVNPKNILEIGTYTGYSALCLAEGMQDSGELHTIDINEELFDFQRKYFDKSGYGSQIHQHLGDALEVIPTLNKTFDLVFIDADKENYTNYFHTIIDKINIGGIILSDNVLWSGKVLDTVFKKEDTSTPALIDYNKVLRKDSRVETVMLPIRDGLTISRKK comes from the coding sequence ATGAATTTCTTACCAGATAAGATTGATGACTATGTAGTAGCTCATAGTCAAGATGAGCCAGAATTATTACAAGAACTTAGTCGAGAAACATACCAAAAAATATTGCAACCACGAATGTTAAGTGGACATTATCAAGGTCGTGTATTAAGTATGATTTCAAAGTTAGTGAATCCAAAAAACATACTAGAAATAGGCACTTATACTGGTTATTCTGCTTTATGTTTGGCAGAAGGCATGCAAGATTCTGGAGAGTTACACACAATTGATATAAATGAAGAATTATTTGATTTTCAGCGTAAATATTTTGACAAATCTGGATATGGCTCTCAAATTCATCAACACTTAGGTGATGCGCTTGAAGTTATCCCTACACTAAACAAAACATTTGATTTAGTTTTTATTGATGCAGATAAAGAAAACTACACGAATTATTTTCACACCATTATTGACAAAATAAACATTGGAGGAATCATACTTTCTGATAATGTCCTTTGGAGTGGTAAAGTTTTAGACACAGTATTCAAAAAAGAAGACACCTCTACTCCAGCTCTAATAGACTACAATAAGGTTTTAAGGAAAGATTCTAGAGTAGAAACAGTAATGCTACCTATACGAGATGGTTTAACAATCAGTAGAAAAAAATGA
- a CDS encoding amidohydrolase family protein, whose amino-acid sequence MKRKLRINGHSHLLPYPEEIPQFMKDKGIFWVDKDRKFMLQKDWNRPITDSSFFLNEKLAWMERFKIDHAVVLNLSQLYGNGLRVEEMKQALRFQNDFNARIQHENPSKFTCGFVVHPGFVKGACWEIERCVEELGMQLLCLPTHYMDTIGTWRCIFDEENEPIFELASKYNLAVEIHPYDGEKFIKLENTSWRFHLIWMLAQCADAYHFLTLNGYQDKFPNMRTCFAHGGQLAQINLGRRIQGFDGRPDLFEGKSHPRKAVGHKNIFFDTLVHDTGGLELLIKNQGSKQVLMGLDDPYPLGEMESEKQSSYPGKILDLAIQQDIINENERDAIWEDNVVQWLCGDDEAAKQKLLNRILS is encoded by the coding sequence ATGAAACGTAAACTTCGCATAAACGGTCATTCTCACCTTCTTCCATATCCTGAAGAAATTCCTCAGTTTATGAAAGACAAAGGTATTTTCTGGGTAGATAAAGACCGAAAATTTATGCTTCAAAAAGATTGGAATCGCCCAATAACAGATTCTAGTTTCTTTCTAAATGAGAAACTTGCTTGGATGGAGCGTTTTAAAATTGATCATGCAGTAGTACTTAACTTATCACAATTATATGGTAATGGTTTGCGTGTGGAAGAAATGAAACAAGCTTTACGTTTTCAAAATGATTTTAACGCAAGGATACAACATGAAAATCCAAGCAAATTTACTTGTGGTTTTGTAGTACATCCTGGTTTTGTTAAAGGGGCTTGTTGGGAAATTGAACGTTGCGTTGAAGAGTTGGGTATGCAACTCTTATGCTTACCAACCCACTATATGGATACCATTGGTACTTGGCGTTGTATTTTCGATGAAGAAAATGAGCCTATTTTTGAATTAGCAAGCAAATACAATCTTGCTGTAGAAATTCATCCTTATGATGGTGAAAAATTTATAAAACTAGAAAACACCTCTTGGCGTTTTCATTTAATTTGGATGTTAGCTCAATGTGCCGATGCCTATCATTTTTTAACATTAAATGGCTACCAAGACAAATTTCCAAACATGCGTACTTGTTTTGCTCATGGTGGACAATTAGCACAAATTAATTTAGGAAGACGTATTCAAGGTTTTGATGGCAGACCAGATTTATTTGAAGGCAAAAGTCACCCAAGAAAAGCTGTAGGTCATAAAAATATCTTTTTTGACACTTTAGTACATGATACTGGAGGACTTGAATTATTGATAAAAAATCAAGGCTCTAAACAAGTCCTTATGGGATTAGATGATCCTTATCCTTTAGGTGAAATGGAAAGTGAGAAACAATCATCCTACCCTGGGAAAATATTAGATTTAGCAATTCAACAGGATATTATTAATGAAAATGAGCGTGATGCTATTTGGGAAGACAATGTTGTACAATGGTTGTGTGGTGATGATGAAGCTGCCAAACAAAAGTTATTAAATAGAATATTAAGTTAA
- a CDS encoding twin-arginine translocase TatA/TatE family subunit: MLQQATFLFISGAEIAFILFIVVMVFGADKIPEIARGLGKGMRTLKDATNDIKHEIAKSADKHGIDTDVASSINEEITKVKEGIDDFTGSVKRKL, translated from the coding sequence ATGTTACAACAAGCAACCTTTTTATTTATTAGTGGAGCTGAAATTGCATTCATCCTATTTATAGTGGTGATGGTATTTGGTGCTGATAAAATTCCTGAAATTGCACGAGGTCTTGGTAAAGGTATGCGTACTCTTAAAGATGCTACTAACGATATTAAACATGAAATTGCTAAAAGTGCAGATAAACATGGTATTGATACCGATGTAGCTAGTAGTATTAATGAGGAAATTACCAAAGTAAAAGAAGGTATTGATGATTTTACAGGTTCTGTAAAACGCAAACTTTAG
- a CDS encoding aldehyde dehydrogenase → MNIQNYINGNFHNPIQNDWLDNYNPSNGEVYSQIPNSTKEDIELAYQSAKTAFKQWSQTTLEERSRIMLKISELIETNLDRLAEAESKDNGKPIWLARAIDIPRASSNFRFFANAITQFASESHESVGHQAINYTLRQPIGVVGCISPWNLPLYLFTWKIAPAIAAGNCVVAKPSEVTPMTAYLLGKICNEAGLPKGVLNIVHGLGTSTGQAIVEHPDIKAISFTGGTTTGAHIAKVAAPMFKKLSLELGGKNPNIIFADCDYDNMLKTTVRSSFANQGQICLCGSRIFVEKSIYEQFKADFVQRVKNMNVGHPSNEKTKIGALVSKAHLDKVLSYVDIAKEEGGTVLCGGNKVTVEGYENGYYMEPTIIEIQTNECRVNQEEIFGPVVTIMPFNNEDEVLQMANKVKYGLSATLWSNDLKRTMRMTNQLQVGIVWVNTWLMRDLRTPFGGVKDSGVGREGGFEALRFFTEAKNVCIKY, encoded by the coding sequence ATGAACATCCAAAACTACATAAACGGCAATTTTCACAATCCAATACAAAATGATTGGTTAGACAACTACAATCCGTCAAATGGAGAAGTGTATAGTCAAATTCCAAATTCAACCAAAGAGGACATTGAACTAGCTTATCAAAGTGCCAAAACTGCTTTTAAGCAGTGGAGTCAAACCACTCTGGAAGAACGAAGTAGAATCATGCTCAAAATTTCAGAGCTTATCGAAACTAATCTTGATAGATTAGCTGAAGCAGAAAGCAAAGACAATGGGAAACCTATTTGGTTAGCCAGAGCAATAGATATACCAAGAGCATCAAGTAATTTTCGTTTTTTTGCTAATGCCATAACGCAATTTGCTAGTGAAAGTCATGAAAGTGTTGGTCACCAAGCCATAAATTACACCTTACGTCAACCCATTGGTGTCGTAGGTTGTATTAGTCCTTGGAACCTACCACTCTATTTATTTACTTGGAAAATCGCACCAGCTATTGCAGCAGGAAACTGTGTGGTTGCCAAACCTAGTGAAGTCACACCAATGACAGCTTATTTATTAGGTAAAATTTGTAATGAGGCAGGCTTACCAAAAGGTGTATTGAACATTGTTCATGGTTTAGGAACATCTACAGGGCAAGCTATTGTGGAACATCCAGACATTAAAGCCATTAGTTTTACAGGTGGCACTACAACTGGTGCGCATATTGCAAAAGTCGCAGCTCCAATGTTTAAAAAACTATCTCTAGAGCTTGGTGGTAAAAATCCAAACATCATATTTGCCGATTGCGATTATGACAATATGCTTAAAACAACTGTTCGCTCTTCGTTTGCTAATCAAGGACAAATCTGCTTGTGTGGCAGCCGAATTTTTGTTGAAAAATCTATTTATGAACAATTTAAAGCCGATTTTGTTCAGCGAGTTAAAAACATGAACGTTGGGCATCCATCAAATGAAAAAACAAAAATCGGAGCATTGGTTTCTAAAGCTCATTTGGATAAAGTGTTGAGTTATGTTGACATTGCAAAAGAAGAAGGTGGAACAGTATTATGTGGTGGAAACAAAGTAACCGTTGAAGGTTATGAAAATGGTTACTATATGGAGCCAACAATTATTGAAATTCAAACTAATGAATGTCGTGTGAATCAGGAAGAAATATTTGGTCCTGTTGTTACCATAATGCCTTTTAATAACGAAGACGAAGTATTGCAAATGGCAAATAAAGTCAAGTATGGTTTGTCGGCCACATTATGGAGTAATGATCTAAAGCGAACTATGAGAATGACCAATCAATTACAAGTAGGAATCGTTTGGGTAAACACGTGGCTGATGCGAGATTTACGTACACCTTTTGGTGGTGTAAAAGATTCTGGAGTTGGTCGTGAAGGTGGTTTTGAAGCGCTTCGGTTTTTTACTGAGGCTAAGAATGTTTGTATAAAATATTAA
- a CDS encoding M1 family metallopeptidase has product MKKLKCFLLSALFVSVGAFAQEQEQEKPERKPGHVNINKFRQLYDEFATPNMFRTGSGAPGPAYYQQQADYKMNIKLDDDNAKLSGFETITYTNNSPDQLKFLWVQLDQNMRAKDSKTPLIESGGTQKLQPAANFSKNYMEESFDGGFNIEQVSDVNGKPLPHMINGTMMRVELPKAMNTGDKFSFQIKWWYNINDHTKDGGRSGYEYFPETDNRIYVMAQFYPRMAVYNDVEGWQNSQFFGRDEFALPFGNFEVNITVPADHILDGTGRLMNRNEVFSKDMLSRFEKAKKSFDEPVEIVTQKEAEAAAKKKSKETKTWKLYAENVRDFGWTSSRLHIWDMMAVKIGNKNVMAVSLYPPEANPLWGDWSTKTVASTLISYSRMTFDYPYHKAISVSAPMGMEYPMICYNFGRPDADGNIPKRVRYGMQGVIIHEVGHNFFPMIVNSDERQWTWMDEGLNTFVQYVAERDFAKLYPDALAEGDTDFPARRGPADKIVPYMSTDQDYLAPIMSKGLNTYQFGNNAYAKPATGLNILRETIMGRELFDYAFKEYSNRWKFKHPTPEDFFRTMEDASAMDLDWFWRGWFYTTDYTDIGIKEVKKMYVTDAPKNIVENIASRNGMKVEDLPPLVYMVEEGSEEFNEALKNKSTLENAPTLKEYLMDNFTAEERKKIKSPKYIYNVTFNKPGGLVMPIIVEYEYADGTSKRETYPAEIWRHNDKEVSKSIASEKEIVSIKVDPDLETADIDTSNNSWPKEVKQSKFDQFKSKN; this is encoded by the coding sequence ATGAAAAAACTTAAATGTTTCCTACTTTCTGCTTTATTCGTATCTGTAGGAGCTTTTGCGCAAGAGCAAGAACAAGAAAAACCTGAGCGTAAACCAGGTCACGTGAACATCAACAAATTTAGACAATTGTATGATGAATTTGCGACTCCTAATATGTTCAGAACAGGATCTGGAGCTCCAGGTCCTGCGTATTATCAGCAACAAGCTGATTATAAAATGAATATTAAATTGGATGATGATAACGCTAAATTATCAGGTTTCGAAACGATTACTTACACAAATAATTCGCCAGATCAATTAAAGTTTTTATGGGTACAATTAGACCAAAACATGAGGGCTAAAGATTCAAAAACACCTTTAATTGAAAGTGGTGGCACTCAAAAACTTCAGCCAGCTGCTAATTTTTCTAAAAACTATATGGAAGAATCTTTTGATGGAGGTTTTAATATAGAACAGGTTAGTGATGTTAATGGTAAGCCATTGCCACATATGATAAATGGTACTATGATGCGTGTAGAATTGCCAAAAGCAATGAATACTGGAGATAAATTTTCTTTCCAAATAAAATGGTGGTACAATATTAATGATCATACAAAGGACGGTGGACGTTCGGGATATGAGTATTTTCCTGAAACAGATAACAGAATTTATGTAATGGCACAATTCTATCCTAGAATGGCTGTATATAATGATGTTGAAGGTTGGCAAAATTCTCAGTTTTTTGGACGTGATGAATTTGCATTACCATTCGGGAATTTTGAAGTAAATATTACTGTTCCTGCTGACCATATTTTAGATGGTACTGGTAGATTAATGAATAGAAATGAAGTGTTTAGTAAAGACATGTTGAGCCGTTTTGAAAAAGCAAAAAAATCTTTTGATGAACCAGTAGAAATTGTCACTCAAAAAGAAGCTGAAGCTGCAGCAAAAAAGAAAAGCAAAGAAACAAAGACTTGGAAATTATATGCTGAAAATGTACGTGATTTTGGTTGGACTTCTTCTCGTCTGCATATTTGGGATATGATGGCTGTTAAAATTGGGAATAAAAATGTAATGGCAGTATCACTTTATCCACCAGAAGCAAACCCTCTTTGGGGAGATTGGTCAACTAAAACTGTTGCTAGTACGCTAATTTCTTATTCAAGAATGACCTTTGATTATCCTTATCATAAAGCAATTTCGGTAAGTGCGCCTATGGGAATGGAGTATCCTATGATTTGTTACAATTTTGGACGTCCTGATGCAGATGGAAATATTCCTAAGAGAGTAAGATATGGTATGCAAGGAGTAATTATACATGAAGTAGGTCATAACTTTTTTCCTATGATTGTTAATAGTGATGAGCGTCAATGGACATGGATGGACGAAGGCTTAAATACTTTTGTACAGTATGTTGCAGAACGTGATTTTGCTAAATTATATCCAGATGCACTAGCTGAAGGTGATACTGATTTTCCAGCAAGACGTGGTCCTGCAGATAAAATTGTACCTTATATGAGTACAGATCAAGATTATTTGGCGCCTATTATGAGTAAAGGATTAAATACTTATCAGTTTGGTAATAATGCTTATGCTAAACCTGCGACAGGATTAAATATTTTGCGTGAAACTATTATGGGACGTGAGTTGTTTGATTATGCATTTAAAGAATATTCAAACCGTTGGAAGTTTAAGCACCCAACACCTGAAGATTTCTTTAGAACAATGGAAGATGCATCTGCAATGGATCTAGATTGGTTCTGGAGAGGTTGGTTCTATACTACAGATTATACAGATATTGGTATTAAAGAGGTTAAAAAAATGTATGTTACCGATGCACCAAAAAATATTGTTGAAAATATTGCTAGTAGAAATGGTATGAAGGTAGAAGATTTACCACCATTAGTATATATGGTTGAAGAAGGAAGTGAAGAATTTAACGAAGCTTTAAAAAATAAATCTACTTTAGAGAATGCACCAACTTTAAAAGAGTACTTAATGGATAATTTTACTGCTGAAGAACGTAAAAAAATTAAATCTCCTAAGTACATTTATAATGTAACTTTTAATAAACCAGGAGGCTTAGTAATGCCAATTATTGTTGAATATGAATATGCTGATGGAACATCTAAACGAGAAACATATCCTGCTGAAATTTGGAGACATAACGATAAAGAAGTAAGTAAATCTATAGCTTCTGAGAAAGAAATAGTATCTATTAAAGTAGATCCAGATTTAGAAACTGCGGATATTGATACGTCTAATAACTCTTGGCCTAAAGAAGTGAAGCAAAGTAAGTTTGATCAATTTAAGAGCAAAAACTAG
- a CDS encoding SDR family oxidoreductase, whose amino-acid sequence MNLELNNKYALVCGSTAGIGKATALALAAEGVQVTLVARNENKLKLVLAELPKQRSHDYIVADFSNPDELKSKVSEYIINNHGFHILVNNTGGPKGGPVFSADLSEFESAFTQHLKCNHILAQAVVPFMKSEGFGRIINVISTSVKQPLDGLGVSNTIRGAVANWSKTLANELGQYGITVNNVLPGATGTERLTEIIKNKSAKTGNTEEAAASTMKNAIPAKRFAKPEELADAITFLASERAAYINGINLPVDGGRTKSL is encoded by the coding sequence ATGAATCTAGAACTCAACAATAAATACGCTTTAGTATGCGGTAGCACAGCAGGAATTGGTAAAGCAACTGCTTTGGCTTTAGCTGCTGAAGGTGTTCAAGTAACACTAGTTGCTAGGAACGAAAACAAACTTAAATTAGTTCTTGCTGAATTACCTAAGCAACGATCTCACGATTATATCGTCGCCGATTTTTCAAATCCAGATGAATTAAAAAGCAAAGTTTCAGAATATATAATTAATAATCATGGTTTTCATATATTGGTAAACAATACTGGAGGACCTAAAGGAGGGCCTGTATTTTCAGCAGATCTATCTGAGTTTGAATCGGCCTTTACACAACACTTAAAGTGTAATCATATATTAGCACAAGCAGTCGTTCCATTTATGAAAAGTGAAGGCTTTGGGCGCATTATTAATGTCATATCAACTTCTGTAAAACAGCCTTTAGATGGTCTTGGTGTAAGTAATACAATTCGTGGTGCTGTAGCCAATTGGAGTAAAACACTTGCCAACGAATTGGGTCAATATGGAATAACAGTAAACAATGTGCTTCCAGGAGCCACTGGAACTGAACGATTAACAGAAATTATTAAAAATAAATCTGCTAAAACTGGCAACACTGAAGAAGCTGCCGCCAGCACTATGAAAAATGCTATTCCAGCAAAACGATTTGCAAAACCTGAAGAATTAGCAGATGCCATTACTTTTTTAGCAAGTGAACGTGCTGCTTATATAAATGGAATTAACCTTCCTGTTGATGGTGGACGAACAAAATCTTTGTAA
- a CDS encoding 3-hydroxyanthranilate 3,4-dioxygenase translates to MSKLYPPINFKAWIDENRHLLKPPVGNKVVWKDGDFIVMVVGGPNSRKDYHYNETPEFFYQVEGDITLKVIDKGTPKDIHIKEGEIFLLPPKIPHSPQRGANTVGLVIEYPREKGMQDALLWFCENCTTKLYEEDFTLDNIETDMPAIFDKYYGDKDKRSCPNCGEVMQPPKKVQIEE, encoded by the coding sequence ATGAGTAAATTATATCCTCCAATAAATTTTAAAGCATGGATTGATGAAAATAGACATCTTTTAAAACCACCAGTTGGAAACAAAGTCGTTTGGAAAGATGGCGATTTCATAGTTATGGTAGTTGGTGGACCTAATAGCAGAAAAGATTACCATTATAATGAAACACCAGAATTTTTCTACCAAGTTGAAGGTGACATTACCTTAAAGGTTATTGATAAAGGCACACCCAAAGATATTCATATTAAAGAAGGGGAAATATTCTTGCTACCTCCAAAAATTCCGCATTCACCTCAACGAGGAGCTAATACTGTTGGATTAGTCATTGAATATCCAAGAGAAAAAGGCATGCAAGATGCTCTACTTTGGTTTTGTGAAAATTGCACGACTAAACTTTATGAAGAAGATTTCACACTCGATAATATTGAAACTGATATGCCTGCTATTTTTGATAAATATTATGGTGATAAAGACAAAAGGTCTTGCCCTAATTGTGGAGAGGTAATGCAGCCTCCAAAAAAAGTACAGATAGAAGAATAA
- a CDS encoding DUF5694 domain-containing protein, producing the protein MKKSIFSLFTFLLIACNNSNDSIVEKKTHNSLKPASEFYSKERAQVLVVGTFHFNYPGLDKIKTEESDKIDVLKEPKKTEVTELVEYIKKFKPTKIAIEAHPGYNWNTKFKEYKSGKHREKRDERYQLAMRIANDVNIDTLYTVDATALSNDLWKQDSTYYKSLTNKIDRDLEDPYWEMAKQYFDYREKQMKKTKILDVIKNMNTREGHNTNFGLYLTGSFATGEGQGADNFSMWWYNRNARIFANIVNITESPNDRILVIFGNGHAAILRQFFEASPQYDFVELSSLEEN; encoded by the coding sequence ATGAAAAAATCTATATTTTCTCTTTTCACTTTTCTACTTATAGCTTGCAATAATAGTAATGATAGTATAGTAGAAAAAAAGACCCATAATTCACTTAAACCAGCTTCAGAGTTTTATTCAAAAGAGCGTGCTCAAGTATTAGTCGTTGGTACTTTTCATTTTAACTATCCAGGTTTAGATAAAATTAAAACTGAAGAAAGTGATAAAATTGATGTGCTAAAAGAACCTAAAAAAACAGAGGTTACCGAACTTGTTGAATACATTAAAAAGTTTAAACCTACTAAAATTGCTATTGAGGCGCATCCTGGATATAATTGGAATACTAAATTTAAAGAATATAAATCAGGAAAGCATAGAGAAAAGCGTGATGAACGATATCAGCTTGCAATGCGTATAGCAAATGATGTAAATATTGATACTCTTTATACTGTAGATGCCACTGCACTTAGTAACGATTTATGGAAACAAGACTCAACTTACTATAAATCATTAACTAATAAAATTGACAGAGATCTTGAGGATCCTTATTGGGAAATGGCTAAGCAATATTTTGACTATAGAGAAAAGCAAATGAAGAAAACTAAAATATTGGATGTTATAAAAAACATGAACACTCGAGAAGGTCATAATACTAATTTTGGTTTGTATTTAACTGGTTCTTTTGCAACAGGAGAAGGACAAGGTGCAGATAATTTTTCAATGTGGTGGTACAATCGCAATGCACGAATATTTGCAAATATTGTTAATATAACTGAGAGTCCAAATGATAGGATTTTAGTAATTTTTGGAAATGGACATGCTGCTATATTGCGTCAGTTTTTTGAGGCTTCTCCGCAATATGATTTTGTTGAACTTAGTAGTTTGGAAGAAAACTAA
- a CDS encoding DUF6702 family protein has protein sequence MKINRLLVFLIIIPLMSFTVTHKYYVSVTEVEYVKDQQSVQIVTRIFIDDFEKMLRERYDENITLDIGKDETQIDIHIKKYLSSKLQITINNKLQQFEFIGKEYDDDILFCYLEITDVSAISNFEIVNQVLFDVFDEQQNLVKTKINSKNKSFILIQQNDKGVLNFN, from the coding sequence ATGAAAATAAATAGATTATTGGTTTTTTTAATAATAATACCTTTAATGTCATTTACAGTAACGCATAAGTATTATGTAAGTGTAACTGAAGTTGAATATGTGAAAGATCAACAATCTGTACAAATAGTAACAAGAATTTTTATTGACGATTTTGAAAAAATGTTACGTGAAAGGTATGACGAAAACATTACGTTAGATATAGGTAAAGATGAGACTCAAATTGATATTCATATTAAAAAATATTTAAGTAGTAAGCTACAAATAACAATAAACAACAAGTTGCAACAATTTGAATTTATAGGGAAAGAATATGATGATGATATTCTATTTTGCTATTTAGAAATAACAGACGTTTCTGCTATAAGCAATTTCGAAATTGTTAACCAAGTTCTCTTTGATGTTTTCGATGAACAACAAAATTTGGTCAAGACAAAAATCAATTCTAAAAATAAGAGTTTTATACTCATACAGCAAAATGATAAAGGAGTGTTAAACTTTAATTAA
- the pepE gene encoding dipeptidase PepE produces MKKILIASTSTVHGSGFLDYLLSDLKELFKDTTEILFIPYARPGGVSHKDYTRKAQDAFVKINKTVKGIHEFANPEDAINNAKGIFVGGGNTFVLVNQLYKNSLITPLQKAVINGTPYLGTSAGSNICGLTINTTNDMPIVYPPSFKALGLVPFNINPHYLDPDPSSTHMGETRETRIQEFHQFNTQPVIGLREGSFLKVTNEDIILKGNLSARIFLHEKLPYEIATNSSLNFLK; encoded by the coding sequence ATGAAAAAAATTCTTATAGCCAGCACTTCAACCGTACATGGAAGCGGTTTTTTAGATTATTTATTGTCAGATTTAAAAGAGCTTTTTAAAGACACTACCGAAATACTATTTATTCCGTATGCAAGACCAGGTGGTGTTTCTCATAAAGATTATACTAGAAAAGCTCAAGATGCTTTTGTCAAAATAAATAAAACCGTAAAAGGTATACATGAGTTTGCAAACCCTGAGGATGCTATAAATAATGCAAAAGGTATTTTTGTTGGTGGTGGTAATACATTTGTATTAGTTAATCAGCTATATAAAAATAGCTTAATAACACCGCTCCAAAAAGCAGTTATAAATGGCACACCTTACTTAGGAACTAGCGCAGGAAGCAATATTTGTGGCTTAACTATAAATACCACTAATGATATGCCTATTGTATATCCTCCAAGCTTCAAAGCATTAGGATTAGTGCCTTTTAATATAAATCCGCACTATTTAGATCCTGATCCATCAAGTACTCACATGGGAGAAACTAGAGAAACAAGGATTCAAGAGTTTCATCAATTCAATACACAACCTGTTATTGGTTTAAGAGAAGGTAGCTTTTTAAAAGTTACAAATGAAGATATTATTTTAAAAGGGAATTTATCGGCAAGAATATTTTTGCATGAAAAACTACCTTACGAAATAGCTACAAATTCTAGTCTTAATTTTTTGAAGTAA
- a CDS encoding GNAT family N-acetyltransferase, with amino-acid sequence MSYDFKLVSANNIHAILPLMQKFTNRKFTNDVLQKRFSEMFTQNYECAGIYNGNELIGICGMWFCTRHYSGKSVEIDHLFIDEKYRGKGLGDLFFKWIYKYVKNKGCEEIELNTYVTNHPSHKFYYNLGFKILGYHFTKKL; translated from the coding sequence ATGTCTTACGATTTTAAATTGGTATCGGCGAATAATATTCATGCTATACTACCATTGATGCAAAAATTTACTAATAGAAAGTTTACAAATGACGTTTTACAAAAACGTTTTTCGGAAATGTTTACACAAAATTATGAGTGCGCTGGAATTTATAATGGTAATGAGTTAATTGGCATATGTGGTATGTGGTTTTGTACAAGGCATTATTCGGGTAAAAGTGTTGAGATAGATCATCTTTTTATTGACGAAAAGTATAGAGGTAAAGGTCTTGGAGATTTATTTTTTAAATGGATTTATAAGTATGTAAAAAACAAAGGATGTGAAGAAATAGAGCTAAATACCTATGTAACTAATCATCCTTCTCATAAATTTTATTACAATTTAGGGTTTAAAATTTTAGGATATCATTTTACGAAGAAATTGTAA